The following DNA comes from Myxococcales bacterium.
CACAGCGGCACCTGTGTGGCTGCCGACGCTGAAACCGAGAGCGAGCCCGTCGAGGGCGTGGCCCGACTCGCCTGCAGTTCCGCCTCCGACTGCGGCGGCTACGCTTGCGGGAAGATGGCCGAGAGCCCGTTTCAGAGTTTCCACTGCGGCGGCTGGAGCCTGGCGGGAGATCGCTTCTGGCCGATGCTGTGCGTGACGGTGCGCGACTGCCCGGACCACTGGGGCAAGGCCGCTACGGGCTGCGCGCCGCCCACCGAGGGCGAGGCGCCGAGCCACACCCGGCGCTGTGTGTACCCGGAGTGAATCAGCGCGTCGGGCTCACTGGGATTTGCCGGACCAATCGAAGTCGACGGCGACGGCCTCGTGATCCGAGAGTGGTTTGCCCGCTGCATCGACGAAGCTCGGCTCCACTCGCCAGTTCTTCGGTGTCAACGTGAGCGTCGGGTTGCCGCGGAACATCACACGATCGATGCGCTCGGGCTCCGGGCAGTTGAGCGAACGACACGCGTCCTTCAGGCCAGCCCCGACCAGCACGGCCTGCAGCGTCGTTTCGTCCTGGGTGTCCTTCAAGTTCGTGTCGCCAACCACGATGACTGGCACCTTCGGCGAGTGCACTGCGATGGCTGCGACCAGCTGCTGCGCCTGCGCTTCGCGGGCCTGGTAGTCGGCCTGATCGTTGTGGCCCGCGTCCATGTGCAGGTTGTAGACGTCGACGAAGGCGCCGTCCGCGAAGTGATGGCGTCCGAAGGAGAAACCCTTCTTCGTCAGGCAGTCGCTCCCCGAACCCAATGTTCCGTTGCAGACTTGCCAGGCTTCGCGACCGAAGTCGGAGAACTCGAAGCGCGCGAGGCGGTTCAGACCGTCTCCGAGGGCACCCCCCGTGGAGAGAGGCAGCGACTTGTACGGGTGGGTCACCGCCGAAATCAGCTCGGCGTGGTACGTGAAGTCCTCCTGCACGTAGACGAGATCGAAGGAGTTGAGCAGGGGACTGATCAGCGGGGTGTTGACGATCGGATTGCCGCCGCTGATGCCCTGGGGCAGGCCGGCAACGTTGTAGGTCAAGACGGAGAACGAGCCGCTGCCTGGCGCGCCGGCTGCGCCGCCCGCGCCGCCTCCGGCACCGGCGGCGCCACCGCCGCCAGCCGCGCCGCCGGTTACCGAGCCCGCTGCGCCGCCGCTCGGAGAGCCACCGGACCCGGCGGGGTCATCGTCGGACCCTCCCGAACACCCGAGCAGCGCGCATGCCGCAGCCATCACACCGAGGCCCAGCGACGGTCGGGTGCGCGAACGAATGCCCACGCACGTTCTTACCACGGAACCACGGTTGCGGGGCGGCCGGCTCCACTGCCTCGCTGCTGGCGTGCACCGCGCTGGCAAAGGTGTCATGGTTCGGCCGCCCGGAATGGACGGTGACCGCTTCCTAGTTCTGTCCGCGCGAGCACGCCCTGCCGCTCACGAGCCAGAACTCGCGGTGCGGGGACGCTGGCTCGCGCGGGTCCGGCTCGTTGCTGCCGTCGCGCAGATGGGGCTGGTCGCGACCGGGTTCTACGCGCTGGGCGTGCCGAGAGCGTGGCCGGTGCTCCTCGCACTATTGGGGCTCGGCGTGGCGTCGAACTTTCACTTTCGCCGGTCGATCGCCCGCCAGGTCCCCATCGAGAGGACATTCTCAGTCGCACTCGTGACGGACGTCGTCGTGCTCACCGCGCTCTTGCACGGCACCGGCGGCGCTACCAACCCGTTCTCGGTCTTCTATCTGGTCTATGTGGCGCTGGCCGCCATCGTGTTGACGGGCCGCCGAGCCATGTCCATCGCAGTGCTGACGATGGTTGCCTTCGCCACGCTCTTCGTCCGCGGCAGCGCGGCCGAGGAGATGCAGCGCCTCCACCACGGCGCGGCCTTCTCCCTGCACCTGTACGGCATGTGGTTCGCCTACGTCCTCGCCGCTGCGATCGTCGGCACTTTCATCGCGCGGCTCGTGCTGGAGCTGCGCACCCGCGAGCGCGAGCTGGCCGAGGCGCAGGAGGCACGCGCGCGAGCAGAGCGCGTGGCGGCTCTGGGCACGCTCGCAGCGGGGGCGGCGCACGAGCTTGCGACGCCACTCGGCACCATCGCCATCGTGGCAAAAGAGCTGTCGCGCGCCGCCGCGGAGCAGTTCGACTCGATGGCGGTCGCGGAAGACGCGCAGCTGCTGCGCGCCGAGGTCGAACGCTGCCGGCGCATCGTCGGCGATCTTGCCGGCAAGTCCGGTGGCGATCTTGCTGGAGCGCCGTTGCCGAGCTCCGTCGGCGTCGTGTTCGACGCCGTGCGCGACGCCCTCGGGCCGGAAGCGACGAAGGTCCGCTTCGAGGGGGACGACCGCGCGACGCTACGCGTGCCCCAACGCGCGCTCGTGCGCGCCCTGGTGAACCTGGTCCGCAACGCGCTCGACGCCGCAGGCGCCGCCGAGCTTCGCTCCGACAAACAAGCGGGCCACGTCCGCTTCACGGTGCATGACGCGGGCCCCGGCTTGCCCCCAGAGGTGTTGACTCACCTCGCGGAGCCCTTCTTCACGACCAAGGGTGGCGACCGCGGCATGGGCCTCGGCCTCTACCTGGCGCGCAGCTTCGCCGACGCGAGCGGAGGCCAGTTGAGCGTGGCCACTGGCGGCGGGGGTAGCACTTTCGTGCTCGAAGTCCCTGCGGAGGTCGCGTGACTGCGCGCACGCTGCTTGTCGTCGACGACGACGATGCGTTTCGAGAGCGTCTGGTGCGCGCGCTTGCGGCGCGCGATGTAGAGGCATTCGGCGCGGCCAGCGTCGCCGATGCAAGACGCATCTCGACGGCAGAGAGCCCCGAGCTTGCGGTCGTCGATCTGCGTCTGGGTGTCGAGGACGGCCTCGACGTCGTGCGTGAGCTTCACTCCATCGACCCCACCACACGCATCCTCATGCTCACGGGATACGGATCGATCGCGACCGCCGTGGAGGCCGTGCGGCTCGGAGCGTTCGACTACTTGCAGAAGCCCGCCGACGCGGACGAAATCTTGGCAAGGTTCGACTGCGCACGGCCAGCGCGCGGCGACGCGCAGGTTCCGAGCCTCGCGCGCGTCGAGTGGGAGCACATTCAGCGAGTAATGCTCGATTGTGACGGCAACGTCTCGGAGGCGGCTCGGCGGCTCGGTATCCACCGTCGCTCGCTGCAGCGCAAGCTCGCGAAGCATCCCGTCGCTCGCTGAGCGATCAGCATCCGGCGAGCGTCAGCGTTCGGGCGTGTGACAACCGAAGCAACCGGAGCCGTCGGGCCGCGATCCGGGCGAGGCGCGCAGGAGCTTGGCCATCTCGGGCGCCACTCGACTTGCCATGAACGCGTCGAATTTCGAGGGGGCGGCGTCCGGCGAGGCGGCCCCGGTGTTCCACGGCGTCTCTTCCAGCAGAAGCTCGGGGCTCGGCATGGCCCAACCGCGTCGGGCACCGTCGGGTCCGTGACAGCGCTCGCAGGTCAGGCGTGGGAAGCGATGCGGATCGTACTCCCGGAACAGCGCGCTCATGCGCGGCATCACCGTCGTCTCCATGTACTCGAGCTTCTGGTTGCTCGACATCGCGCTCCAGGGGGCGGCGGGTGCGTTCGCCGCACACGCGCCGACCAAGAGGCAAAGCCCCGCCAATCTCGCCTGAGGCCCGACCACCGGTCACCACTTCCTCAGCGTGCAACCGAGGGCTCTGCCCGTCGCACGGCGCGGTGTCTTGCCGGAGAGCAGATCGTCCAGGGCTTCGCGCACGTAAGGTGTTGCGTCGTCGTGCAATTTGCGTTTGTCGGAGTCGATACCGCCGCGGTACACGACGCGCCCTTGGCGATCGACGATCACTGCGTAGGTCGCGTACTCGGCGCCGAAAGCGTCCGCGAGCTTGGCCCCGCGGTCGAGCAGCACCGGGAACGTGAGCGCGCGGGCCTCGCTCGCTGCGACCTCGGGCGTCGTGCCGACCTCGGAGTCCACTCCGACGAACTGGACTCCGCGGGCGGAATACTCACGCAAGAGCTGCTTCAGACGCCCGAAATGCGCGTCGAGACACGGGCATTTGGCGGCCACGAACACGAACACCGTGAGCGGCGCCCGGTTGATCACTTCGCGATACGGGTCTTCCGTGCCGCCGCTCGAGATCAACCGGGCGTCGTTCGCTCTGGTCTGCCCCGTGGTGCAGGCCACGGTGAGGCAAGCTGCGAACATTACCAGCGCCAACCGGCGCCTCAGAGGAAAGCCCATTTGACTCCTAGCGATGCGCCCGCCGCGGCGGACTGGTTGACACCAAGCGACGACACT
Coding sequences within:
- a CDS encoding redoxin domain-containing protein produces the protein MGFPLRRRLALVMFAACLTVACTTGQTRANDARLISSGGTEDPYREVINRAPLTVFVFVAAKCPCLDAHFGRLKQLLREYSARGVQFVGVDSEVGTTPEVAASEARALTFPVLLDRGAKLADAFGAEYATYAVIVDRQGRVVYRGGIDSDKRKLHDDATPYVREALDDLLSGKTPRRATGRALGCTLRKW
- a CDS encoding HAMP domain-containing histidine kinase; translated protein: MRGRWLARVRLVAAVAQMGLVATGFYALGVPRAWPVLLALLGLGVASNFHFRRSIARQVPIERTFSVALVTDVVVLTALLHGTGGATNPFSVFYLVYVALAAIVLTGRRAMSIAVLTMVAFATLFVRGSAAEEMQRLHHGAAFSLHLYGMWFAYVLAAAIVGTFIARLVLELRTRERELAEAQEARARAERVAALGTLAAGAAHELATPLGTIAIVAKELSRAAAEQFDSMAVAEDAQLLRAEVERCRRIVGDLAGKSGGDLAGAPLPSSVGVVFDAVRDALGPEATKVRFEGDDRATLRVPQRALVRALVNLVRNALDAAGAAELRSDKQAGHVRFTVHDAGPGLPPEVLTHLAEPFFTTKGGDRGMGLGLYLARSFADASGGQLSVATGGGGSTFVLEVPAEVA
- a CDS encoding endonuclease/exonuclease/phosphatase family protein; protein product: MGIRSRTRPSLGLGVMAAACALLGCSGGSDDDPAGSGGSPSGGAAGSVTGGAAGGGGAAGAGGGAGGAAGAPGSGSFSVLTYNVAGLPQGISGGNPIVNTPLISPLLNSFDLVYVQEDFTYHAELISAVTHPYKSLPLSTGGALGDGLNRLARFEFSDFGREAWQVCNGTLGSGSDCLTKKGFSFGRHHFADGAFVDVYNLHMDAGHNDQADYQAREAQAQQLVAAIAVHSPKVPVIVVGDTNLKDTQDETTLQAVLVGAGLKDACRSLNCPEPERIDRVMFRGNPTLTLTPKNWRVEPSFVDAAGKPLSDHEAVAVDFDWSGKSQ
- a CDS encoding response regulator; protein product: MTARTLLVVDDDDAFRERLVRALAARDVEAFGAASVADARRISTAESPELAVVDLRLGVEDGLDVVRELHSIDPTTRILMLTGYGSIATAVEAVRLGAFDYLQKPADADEILARFDCARPARGDAQVPSLARVEWEHIQRVMLDCDGNVSEAARRLGIHRRSLQRKLAKHPVAR